One Chryseobacterium tructae genomic window, CAAAATCATGAATAACCTTCATTTTATCATTATCATCAAATGTTTCCGATTCAATACTATACGAAGACAAAAGTATTTTATCTTCTGCTATCGCCAATTCATTGAGAATTTTCATAATTTCTATAAAGGACTCAAAGCTGTTCATCTTGGACAGATTGAGAAACGAATCTTTTAGTTTTTCAGCTGTTTCTGTTGAAAACAAAATCCCTCTGATTGAATCTTTCATTAGATTATTAATCGGTTTCAGGACATTTTTCTGCATCATCGACTGATTAAAGAAGTCTTGATTAAACTGTATCGTAATTTCGTGAGTCTTCCTGTTCTTGCATCTATAATTTGCCCAGCAATGTGGTAAATTAGGGCCTACCAATACCAATTCTATATCACCTATTTCTCCAGTATGATCCCCAATCATCCTGCGGTACCCCTTTCCTTTGTACACAAATTAATTTCAATCTCCGGGTGATAATGGTAAGGAAAATCAAACGATGCCTTTATTCTGTCAAACACCAGAAAACTGTCTTCAGGAGATAGTGGAGTTATTTCTCTAAGAATATTTTCTAGTCCGTTCATACAGGCAGCTTTGAAAAAAAAATTAATAATAAGGTTTGCATTACAAATATTGGTAAAAATGATAAAATAATATCAATATAACCTCATGTTTTTTATTTTTTCATTGAAAAGTTTCTCTCCATTCACGATTTATAATTTAATATTTACGAATCATGTTTTTTTGTATATTTAATCCGAAATAATACTAAGGCTAAAAAAAACACCCATAAAAAGGTGTATTTTAAACATTAAATCAACCAATATTTAACTAAATAATATGAAACGTAATGCAACAGCCGTTTGGAACGGTACCATTAAAGAAGGTAAAGGACACCTTACCACTCAAAGTACAACTTTGAACCAACCCAGTATTCTTTCAATAGCCGCTTTGCAGATGGAGTGGGCACCAATCCGGAAGAGTTACTCGCAGCAGCACATGCCGGATGTTTCACGATGAAACTAAGTGCAGAACTTTCACAAGCAGGATTCACTCCTGAAGAATTAACTACAACTTCTGTGATAACCCTTGACCCCAACATTGGAAAAATCACAAAATCAGAACTTACCCTAACAGCAAAAGTTCCCGGAATTACAGAAGAAGAATTTCAAAAATATGCCAAAATTGCAGAAGAAGGATGCCCGGTAAGTGCGGCATTCAATTTTGAAATTACACTCAACGCAACATTGGCCTGATATATTTCAATTTCGTTTGTCATTTCATTCATAGCCTGAGTTTTCTTATCAGTGTAGGTAAATTTTATAAATAAAAATATACCGATTGGTATATTTTGTATATTTGCATTGTAAACTTGAATTGAAAATGTCAAAAGCAGAAAAGACCAAACAATTTATTATTGAGAAAACAGCAACTTTGTTCAATACCAAAGGGTATATTTCTACGTCTTTATCAGATATCACTCATGCAACGGGGCTGACTAAAGGAAGTATTTATGGAAACTTTGAGAACAAAGATCATGTTGCTATTGAAGTATATAAATATAATGCAGGGCAATTGGGAAAAATAATGAGCCATTCTTTTAGCTCTCAATACCCAACCTCTGTTGACAAACTTTATGCTTTTGCAGATTTTTACCGAAAAAACTGGCATACTGTGTTTTTAAACGGCGGCTGCCCTCTTATGAATGCAGCAACAGAATCTGATGATGCTTTCCCACTTTTAAAAAATCAGGTAAAAAAGTCTTTTGAAGAATGGGGTAAAAAAATATCAGCGGTAATTCTTGAAGGCCAAAATAAAGAGGAAATCAACAAAGAAGCAGATGCAGAGTATTATGCTTCTATTTTCATCATGCTTATTGAAGGAGGGATCTTACTCTCTAAGACAACAGGTGATGACAAGTTTCTCAATATGGCTTTAGACAAAGTAAACAGCATGATCGGTAAAGAACTTAGCATCAATTCATTATAAAACTCAAGCTATGACAACAAAAAAAGTCGCTGTTGTAGGCTACAACAGAATTCCTTTTGCAAGGATGAACACTGCTTATGCAGAGCAAGGAAATCAGGATCTTTTGCTCGCTGCCCTCGGCGGGTTAATAGATCGCTGTCATCTGGAAGGTAAAATTCTTGGTGAAGTAGCAGGTGGTGCAGTGATTAAACATATTTCGGAAAGTAACCTCATCAGAGAAACTGTGATGAATACTTCCCTTAATCCTGCGACACCTGCATGTGATCTCCAACAAGCGTGTGATACCGGAATTGAAGCAGCCATTTATATTGCTAATAAAATAGCCCTGGGACAGATAGAATGCGGAATTGCATGTGGAGTGGAAGCCATGAGCAATATTCCTTTCGAATCTTCTCCAAGATTAAGAAAAGCATTATTAAAGGCTAATAAGGAAAAATCAGTATTTGGAAAAATAAAACATTTACTTAGTCCTAAATTCAAAGACTGGATGCCTATCCCCTACAAAGGTCAGGAACCCCAAACGGGTTTGGTAATGGGAGAGCATACTGAAATAACGGCACAATATTATAAAATACCCAGACATGAACAGGATGAGCTGGCACTAAAGAGTCATCAAAATATGGCAAAAGCATATGATGAAGGCTTCTTTGATGACATGATTACGCCTGCTTTTGGACTGGATAAAGATAATAATCTCCGCCGCGATACCAGTCTGGAAAAACTATCCCAACTGAAACCGGCCTTTGATAAACAGAACGGAACATTAACTGCCGGAAATTCGACTCCGTTTACAGACGGAGCCTCAGCGGTATTACTGGCAAGTGAAGAATGGGCAAAAAATAATAACCTCCCAATACTCGCTTATATTTCTTTTTCAGAGTTAGCAGGAATAGAATATGTCCAAAACAGACAAAATCTCCTGTTAGCCCCTGTATTTGCCGCAGAAAGAATGTTGAAAAAGGCAAATATGAATCTGGAAGATTTTGACTACTATGAAATCCATGAAGCTTTTGCTGCTCAAGTACTGGCTACTATAAAGATCTGGGAAAATGATGATTTGGCTAAAGAGTTCGGATTGGAAAAAGCATTAGGGAAAATCGATCGAAATAAGCTAAATGTGAAAGGAGGTAGTTTAGCAGCTGCCCATCCCTTTGCGGCAACAGGCGGAAGAATTATTGGAACCTTAGCAAAGCTTCTCGATCAAAAAGGAAGCGGAAAAGGTTTCATTTCTATTTGCGCTGCCCGTGGGCAAGGGGTCACCATGATTTTAGAAAAATAGAACCCTCCTATTTTCTGGTGAAAATTCATTGGCTCGTTATAGAGCAATAAGA contains:
- a CDS encoding TetR/AcrR family transcriptional regulator; this encodes MSKAEKTKQFIIEKTATLFNTKGYISTSLSDITHATGLTKGSIYGNFENKDHVAIEVYKYNAGQLGKIMSHSFSSQYPTSVDKLYAFADFYRKNWHTVFLNGGCPLMNAATESDDAFPLLKNQVKKSFEEWGKKISAVILEGQNKEEINKEADAEYYASIFIMLIEGGILLSKTTGDDKFLNMALDKVNSMIGKELSINSL
- a CDS encoding acetyl-CoA C-acetyltransferase; its protein translation is MTTKKVAVVGYNRIPFARMNTAYAEQGNQDLLLAALGGLIDRCHLEGKILGEVAGGAVIKHISESNLIRETVMNTSLNPATPACDLQQACDTGIEAAIYIANKIALGQIECGIACGVEAMSNIPFESSPRLRKALLKANKEKSVFGKIKHLLSPKFKDWMPIPYKGQEPQTGLVMGEHTEITAQYYKIPRHEQDELALKSHQNMAKAYDEGFFDDMITPAFGLDKDNNLRRDTSLEKLSQLKPAFDKQNGTLTAGNSTPFTDGASAVLLASEEWAKNNNLPILAYISFSELAGIEYVQNRQNLLLAPVFAAERMLKKANMNLEDFDYYEIHEAFAAQVLATIKIWENDDLAKEFGLEKALGKIDRNKLNVKGGSLAAAHPFAATGGRIIGTLAKLLDQKGSGKGFISICAARGQGVTMILEK
- a CDS encoding AraC family transcriptional regulator, with the translated sequence MYKGKGYRRMIGDHTGEIGDIELVLVGPNLPHCWANYRCKNRKTHEITIQFNQDFFNQSMMQKNVLKPINNLMKDSIRGILFSTETAEKLKDSFLNLSKMNSFESFIEIMKILNELAIAEDKILLSSYSIESETFDDNDKMKVIHDFVHKNFEIKITLDNVASLVNMSNVTFNRFIKKRTGKTFINYLNEIRISYAARWLMEKNLTVFEIAFEAGFNNIANFNKVFKSIKKTTPTEFREQFKGVKKIE